GGCACAACCATGCCGGTCGCCGGATCGACGATCTTGACCTCGACGTGTGGATGTACGCGCCCGACCGTGGACACGCGCTTGGCGAGCGGGTCGTCGAGGCCGCTCTGGGTGGACACGGGCGAGGTCTCCGTCATCCCGTAGCAGATCGTGACCTCGGTCATGCCCATCTGCGACTGCACCTTCTTCATGACCTCGACCGGGCACGGCGACCCGGCCATGATGCCGGTGCGGAGGCTGGAAGTGTCGAACTCCGCGAACTGCGGGTGCTCCAACTCCGCGATGAACATCGTGGGAACGCCGTACAGCGATGTGCAGCGCTCCGCCTGCACGGTCTCGAGGACCGCGAGCGGATCAAACGCCTCCGCCGGAACGACCATGCACGCCCCGTGAGTCGTGCACGCCAGGTTCCCGAGCACCATGCCGAAACAGTGGTAGAACGGCACCGGAATGCAGACGCGGTCCCGTTCGGTGTACCGCAGGGCCTCGCCGATGAAGAAGCCGTTGTTGAGGATGTTGTGGTGCGAGAGGGTCGCCCCCTTGGGAAACCCGGTCGTGCCGGACGTGTATTGAATGTTGATCGGGTCGTCGAACTGCAGCGTCGCCTCCAAGCGCTCGAGCTCGGCACCGGGGATCTGGTTCGCATCGTTCAGCAGCGCCTTCCATCCGTCTTCGAGGACGAGACTCTCCCGGAGCCGCGGGCAGCGCCCGCGCACCTCGTCGAGCATGGCGACATAGTTCGTCTGGCGGAAGCCGCGGGAGAGCGCGAGAAAACCGACGCCGGACTGCCTGAGGGCGTACTCGAGCTCGGTCGTCTTGTAGCCGGGGTTGATCGTCACAAGGATCGCGCCGATCCGCGCCGTCGCGTACTGGAGTACGGCCCACTCGAACCGGTTCGGCGCCCAGATTCCAACGCGGTCGCCTTTGCCCACGCGCCGCGCCAGGAGGCCGCGCGCGGCCCGGCCGGTCTCCTCCCAGAATTGCCGGTACGTAGCCCGGTACCCTTGGTGACGAACGACGAGCGCCTCGCGATCCGGGACGCGTTCCGCAGTACGCCGCAGGTTCGCGCCGATCGTCTCGGCCAACAGCGGCGTCGCACTCGCGCCGTGCACGTACGAAGGCGCTCGCATCAGGCACACCCCCGTCCCGGAGGACTACGGCCTCGACCACCGTCCGTCGACCGACGTTCGGCGACCGGCCTTGCCACTCCTCCGATCCGCAGGCGCGAGGACGCCGTCGCGACCGACTCGAGACGCGGCCAGGACCGCGCCGGGCTCCTCTCAATTGAGCGGGAGGCGAAGCCTCTCACCGGCCGCTGCCGTGAGACCTCCGCCTCCCGCGACGTGCGTGTTCAGATCGCCGAGACAGAACGGCTAGTGGTTGCCGTTGCCTCCGTTCCCGCCCTGACCGCCACCGCCGCCGTTACCGGACCCGCCGCCGTTGCTGTTCCCGCCCGTGCCGCCGTTGCCGCCCGAGCCGCCTGCGCCGTTCCCGGCACCACTGTTGGCGTTGCCGCCGTTGCCGCCTTGACCGCCGTGACCGCCGTTGCCGGAGCCTCCGCTGTTGCCGTTCCCGCCTTGGCCGCCGTTCCCGGCGTTTCCACCGCCGCCGCTGCCAGCGCCGCTGTTCCCG
The window above is part of the bacterium genome. Proteins encoded here:
- a CDS encoding AMP-binding protein, which codes for MRAPSYVHGASATPLLAETIGANLRRTAERVPDREALVVRHQGYRATYRQFWEETGRAARGLLARRVGKGDRVGIWAPNRFEWAVLQYATARIGAILVTINPGYKTTELEYALRQSGVGFLALSRGFRQTNYVAMLDEVRGRCPRLRESLVLEDGWKALLNDANQIPGAELERLEATLQFDDPINIQYTSGTTGFPKGATLSHHNILNNGFFIGEALRYTERDRVCIPVPFYHCFGMVLGNLACTTHGACMVVPAEAFDPLAVLETVQAERCTSLYGVPTMFIAELEHPQFAEFDTSSLRTGIMAGSPCPVEVMKKVQSQMGMTEVTICYGMTETSPVSTQSGLDDPLAKRVSTVGRVHPHVEVKIVDPATGMVVPRGTPGELCARGYLVMLGYWDDEKATHAAIDAARWMHTGDLATMDDEGYVNIVGRIKDMIIRGGENIYPREIEEFLYTHPAVADVQVIGVPSVRYGEDVMAWVKLRPGVEASEEELIAFCLGKIATFKIPHYWKFVEGFPMTVTGKIQKFRMRELAIAELGLEQAAGVRTA